TGCTGGTAGAGTAGTCGGAACGAGAGTGAAATGCCAGGAAAGTTAGCATGGGTATATTGATGGTTAGTAAAAGTGCCCTCTGTAAAACTATAACACGCTTACATAGATGGTCAGACAACTTATATATGTTACACATAAAAACCTTTAAGTACagtaaacagaacagacaatacATTAACTATGATGTGTTTTAATTGATGAAAATGACAGACCGTTACACAAATTATgtgtcagtgattttttttggtgcaatttactacTGCCATCTAAAGGCTGTTTTCCCTTGagaaaaactgtccatttttccaaatattttataattttccccaatttgataaatgcagattacgttaatgaataaaaaagcaatgattttcttgaaatataaacaaaatcttgacaagaattactctttcacagcataatgaatgcataaaaagttaaaacatgtaatttgcCATTGTATTAGCtgttttggcctgattttgtatttttcccaaagtcaactttttttctcaatttgcAAAGCACAGGCAGTAAAAATTCCAAAAAAGTCACTGTGGGTATTCCTGGTTACATCTATTGATTGCATAAGTTGCTTGTAGAGCTACTTGACTGACTTTCTTGACCCTTTTTCAGGTGTCCCAGAAGGTATGGCATTATCCAGGGAGCAGGTTGAAGCTATGAGGAGACAGATAGAGAATGAGTACCGACAGAGGATCATAGACACTGTGAGTGGTAACTGGTTTAGATATGAGCATAgccccacaagccctgcactggtaaaatattttctggGTTCTATAAAGCAGGTCTCaaaatttgatgccaaaaaCGAAAATCCTGTTTTCGATGTCTGAAACTAGGGTCAGGAATAGGGAAGCACCAACTGCAATGTTATGTCATCTTACAAATCATCAAAATACGACTtattaaaataagactaaaGAATGAACAAGCTTATATGTTTACACTAGTGCTCGGCATCAAAATTGTTCACAAAACCCTGCTGTATTAAATCCTGTACTGAGCAAGTATGGAAAGCATTTCACAAGTGCAGGCCTTGATGGCATGTGCTTATTTCAACCACTTCAAGACTTAAATTAACTGTACAGTTAACTGTATTAAAGAGAAATTTATATTGTTAGGAATTTTGCCTGAACTATTGAATCCaatcataaattgttttaagaCAGTCCTAAATTAAATGGCAAACAGATTTTACTAGAGTTCTGTCTGAATAAGAGATTTCTCTGGCATGCATACCTATGGCATTGcaagttttatttatgattattgtaAGATTTGAAATGCTAGGTATAAGTGTATTTCAGCACTCTGAGAACCACAAAATCAAGGCTGAAGAATTTGCAAGAGCTGTGGAGGAAGTAGAAGCAAAATTTATGTGAGTTGTTTCCCTTAGAACATATGATCTCTCAAATACAGATGTAGTGATACATTTACTGTGGGAATGTTTGACAAATACTTCTTGAAGATGTTctttttgagtgtgtaaatgtatgtttttattccattaacagtgttactataGTTGAACTTATGGTTTTGGAATATTGTCTGTGTTAGTGGAACTGAATACTCATTACTTAAACAGACAAAACTGGCTATGTCGAAGTTGTTGGTACGTTGAAAAATACTTTGAGAAAAAGAACATTTGATataactgaaatacaaaatatatctaACTAAATCCAAAATTTTCGAAAAGAAGTTAGCATTACCTGAACATCAAAGTAACAGAGGTCACCATAGCTAGTTTCTActgtatgtaaaataaatgaacatatatacataACTGATTAAAATTTTACTGCAGATGCAgttcttatttaaaatgaaattgaagatGAATGTTTATAGGTCAAAATGCAATACCGGTATTTGTATTGGTataatattcttatattatatgATACCTATATAATATGGTATCATGAGGCATCAGAGGTGCACATTATTGTACATCgacagtcaattgtataaaacttatttatttggATTGGTTTAAGttagattatatatttattgattggtcaatattaatCAAATACCAAATGATGACcaatcacaaaaaatattttgtgcaaACTAGACCTTTGAATAACAGTTTAATACAATTCGCTGCAAATTCTCTGAGTTGTCTATTTGGAACTCATtggccattttttttcgaaaacaacctcagatatGTATTAACAGTTTACAGtatcagaaatctttacattttaactgcaagtagatcgtgtagtaatttgaatttgaatttagcagATAAACTTAATGTCTTTAGTCTTTGGAATCTTtattaattatgcaataatacacttcactggcaatcaatttagatataataaatacacatttaaaaaatacatttaattaatactattattattttatttatgaactgCTAATcctgatataccggcatacatctgaggttgatttcgatggaaaatggctgagGGGTATTGAATGTGATTTGTTTAGAGATGTTTTGTATGAATGATGCGCCTATGATGTCCTGGTGTGCAAAAATGTAAGACCAGTGGCCATGAGTATGAATAGTTTCAAGaaagttcagactcaagtggcaaaataaatcttcatttcattggaACTTAGGGTTATTCcagtataaaacatataacccaaggggggggggggtgaatgTAATTATTTAAGTAGTATATAGGTGGGTGCTCtttttcgctaatttggacccAAATTTACTTCTGTAGGGTgtggcataatttaaaagggggttatatgtttaaatggaattgcCCTTACCTTTTAGTCGAGTTTTGTTGATGAACATTTCTGAAATTTATTACTGtcaaaattgtacaattattcacatttattttgtaaaacaaatggaataaagatgattcttagtaatttaataaaagtgcttTTCTAAATCTAGGTTTGAGCTGGAACCCTGGCATTTCCCATcctgacaaacaaacaaaaagccATTATATCTTGAACATTAaattacttttgtcattttgtcaATAATGATAGGAtaggaaaacaatcaaaaaaatatttacgcATTATATTACCTAAAGCATAAAGATATCTTTTCTAACTGCAGGCAATTTCATGCATTGTGGTGCATGACAACATGTTGCAGATTTAGATATGCAGTTCTGTAATCATTGTTACGCAATGAGGCATTGTCACTATCATCTGTGCTGTATTGTCGTTAAGATTAATGAGATATACAATATGCGACCATCACTGCTGTCGCCACTTCCCAGGTTCAATTTAATTAACTTTTACAGTATGAGAAAAATTAATGGATCTGATGGAACATTGTTTCAAGAAAGtcttaaacataatatatcGTAAAAGATAATGTCCAGGTTATGGCTGATTGGAAATTTCCTCTATCAATTAAAATGGGTGAAAATGCCTTCGTCTGTTTGGAGGGCATAGCTTATTCTATATCTGCTCTTACAGTATCTTACAAATCAATTtaccagtggtcgaaattaacatgggcccacaagccctgcactggtaaaatgtcttccaggtTTGATAACATTCtgcattttataatatttagcaggactttttcaacttttttatgcCAAGCAAAAGTATAAGAATTGAGGCTTGTTCAGCCCCTGAAACCTTTGGGCCCTGCCTTTTCAGCCactaataaatattaaatggagtcatttcggccccttactgATTTTCAACAGTGACATTTTTACATCTTATTGGGGCTGATATGTCAAACTGTGTTATCTGTTTCAGTAAGCAGCCTTGTTCCCCTGTGTCTCAGGACCTATCTGTACAGCTATTATCAAGAGCACTTCATGTTGTAATTGTTGTGATATAACTATTTAGAATTTGTTGTCTGTTTCAGTAAGCAGACTGGTTCCCCTGTGTGTCAGGACCTACAACAGGAAGTGTACAACTGTTACCAGGAGCACTACAAGGAGTCACTACGGTGCTCCACCCAGGTCAAGGCCTTTACTCAAGCTGTTGAGAGAGAAAGAAGGGTAGGTCAAAATTTAACTACTGaattccatttatttatttatttaggttGTACAGTAAGCGTGGTGGTTAGCGCACTTGGTTCCTgatcaccaagccagacaagcaGGTTTTCTCTGGGTTCTTCAGTTTCCTCTACAGCACAAAACCACACTCTGGTGCAACACCGtaccaacaagagtgacttagtataagttgtCATAACCGCTtaataatcattgcaaaataaatgatgtttaaacTCAGTTCTTTCTCCCTTAACCAGTTTATGACTGTGTCCCACCCACTTATCAATTATCTTGATCGAAGGTCTTGGTTGTAATTTGTGTAAGCAAATGTCTACTTATTTCTGTGTCCTGACCTATTTGTGTATGCACAAAGTATGTCTCGACTAGAATATATTATCCTTGAAGTATTTCTTCATTACTAGACACAACTTGATCATATTGAGACAAAGTGCTATTGCAGAACAAAGGCTCCTATCTTAGGTCATGGCTGAAAACTTGAGCGAATAAGCCCACAAAAATTGTATGGTTTACAAGTATGTCTGCCTCTTATTTGGAAGATCTCAAGCTCATATATTCATCACAAATAGACAATGCACCAGCATGATGGAGAACCATCTAGCCCTTACTTTACGTGAAAAGTAGAAaccaatttaaattattcaggTGGTCATgcattatcatattttcaaGACATATTTCTGATATTGTGAAGTAAttcatgtaaatgtaaatatttacagcAAGAGAGACATGCGTTTGATTTTCTCTTTTCAGAATGCCTTAATCTCGTCAAAACAATCGTGATGGATGACCCTGGCTTCTGTATTTGAACCATAGGACGTTTTATATTTGGTGCATCAAAGACTTATTATCTTAGAAAACTTACTTTGATGTCATTGTATTTCAAGTATGTGTAGGAATGAAAAAAGTgtctacatttattttacaagttctctttttttctatcataaagttatttatatttgaaatgtcagAGAATTATcagaatataaatgattatgacTCAAGACCACAAAGTGgtcacttttttaaaaatatgtaaatgggTTTTGTGTGCTTGTGACATGGACATTGCAAATAAGGATTATTTACTTTAGTCATGGCAGATGTATCTGCCAAAgtacttatatataatataggattatctttatttgttaatgtggaGGGATTAAAAGAGGCAGAAaatgattgaatgttttgtggATTCTTTTTTCTTCTGGTTTCTTCATTGAGAAGTGAGAGCTTAAACATAGGAATGCCAATCTTCTCTAAACAATACACTTAAACTGGTGTTAAAGTTAAAATTGCAAGCTGTGTTGTAATTTCCATGGTAATTCACCAGTCAAATTACGTGAACTTTATGGAATgtcatttatgaataatttatcaaaagttATGATCATGGCTATGTTTTGAAGTGATTTCTATATAACATGGGTCCCCTAAAACATTTTATCTGTACTATAGTACGCTAAAACATCTATTGACTCGGGTCCACTTAAACCTCTCATCTGTTCGCGGgtcccctaaaacatctcatctTTACTCAAGTTCTCCTCTGTACTAGGGTCCTCTAAAACTTCTCATCTG
The sequence above is drawn from the Mya arenaria isolate MELC-2E11 chromosome 14, ASM2691426v1 genome and encodes:
- the LOC128216790 gene encoding MICOS complex subunit Mic19-like, translated to MGGSQSSANTRTVEVDESGNPIVFLTGNVHRRLQGLPESQEKDVQQGVPEGMALSREQVEAMRRQIENEYRQRIIDTHSENHKIKAEEFARAVEEVEAKFIKQTGSPVCQDLQQEVYNCYQEHYKESLRCSTQVKAFTQAVERERRNALISSKQS